The genomic stretch CCTGAGAATGATCCGATTGTGCTTAGCTCCCTGCGTGTTGACCATGAAGACATTGCGCCAGTTGTCTAAGATGATGTTGCGGCAGTTGCGTATGTCGAGGCCCTTGGGGTTAAAGATTTTGTGATTGGAGTAGTCCGCGAGTAGTTTGGTGGTCAGCTTCTTGGTCTTAATCCAGCCGCGCTTAGCTTGCATTGTAGGGCATTGTCCCAGACAATGTTGAGGCAGTTCCATACGTCGAGGGAGTCTAGGTGAAGGCACTTGTCAAGGATGGCTGCCAGTCCTTTACTCGTGAGATCATTGCGGTATAGCTGAAGGGAGCGTAGCTCGTAAACTGTGGAGATGACCATGGCCTCCATGTCATTGACATAATATATGCTTCGGGTAGCTTTCTTTACCACGTCCAAAGTAATCGAGACAAGTAGAACATTCAATATTAAGGCTGCGAGGGTGAAAGTCCTCTCCAATATTATTTTCATCACAATCCATATGGGTTACATGCATATAATTCATGAGTAGCTTCTTTTTCTTGATCCTAGCTTTTATTTTGCGAGTCATGCAGATGTTCCAGCAGTAGTGTATACAGAGCGACTCCAGGTGGACACACTTGTCAAGTATGGCTGCCAGCCCTTGATTGGTGAGGTCATTATGGATAAGCTGGAGGGAACGTAGCCCGCGCATTTTGGCTTCTCCATCTCCTATGATGCTAATGTTCCGTTCTGAGTAGGAAAAGGAACACGCGTGGCGATAATTCCCAGGTGCTTCAGCCGTGGCCACTCCTTGGCAACAACCTCAAACACTCGCTTCTGCTGCAGCCGCCAACAATATGAAAGCTGAATGAATCATTGATCTGATAAATTGTTGCACCAGACGAGGATAAGGGTTCTTTAGCAATGGCGCTCTGCATGTGCAGGTAATCAATCTTTCATTAGGAACAGGTATATGTAGCGCTACTATCTAACTTTGTGGTACAAAATCACAAAATATTTCATAAAAGAGGTAATAAGAGGATAAAGAACAGAAGTAAGCTCACTGGTCGGCGAGGCAGCGGAGGACGCCGTAGTGGAGGCTGGTGCCCTCTCCCCAGAACGCTTGGCACTGCCCCTGGCTGCGCCGCACGGCGTCGATCATCTGGTTGAGGTCGACCAGGTTCCGGTCGGAGAGCGCCTGGTAGCCTCGCATGTCGATGCGGCGCCAGAGCTCGGGCTCgtcccgcgcggcgcggcgccaggAGCGGCACACCTTGTCGGCGTCCAGCATGATCTGGAACGGGTCGAGCCTGTGGAGGATGCAGGAGATGAGTTCCGGCGGAAGCCCGCCCAGTTCGGCACTGAttccggcggccggcgctggtgccggcgccgcctccgccgcggctgGAAGGGTCGACAAGGGCATCGCGCGATCGATCGAGTTCGTTCTGCGGGGCGCTAGAGGCGATTTGACTTGCTACTATTCCTCGTATCTCGTAACATGGATAGGGGGCGGTATGTAATGTCGGTGACGGGGCTTGGAAAGGATCCGGCGTATTAGCATTCTCTTATGTTAAAACAAAATATAAGAAATCAAAGACGGCACGAATATTATATATGTCGCCTTGATGCAAGCCGAATCACAGCAAGGATATGGTTTGGTTGGAAGTCATTCTTAGACGGACACATATGTATGATCATCGGAACGGCTAGCACTCGAACCTCCGGTGGAAGATTTACCATCAGACACTCCAACTATCAATTGCAACATTAGAATGTAACAGTTGCAACATCAGGAATTAACTCTTGCAACATGAACAAAATTACTTAAAAACATCCCTTTACAATAAATACATTTCTTCCGATCCAAAGATAGAAAATTCCCCCACAACATTATATTATGTTTAATGCAACATTCATCGATAAATCttgatgaaaaaaataaaaaagtgttGTAACACTTAAAATGTGATACTACAAAATCACGTAATCAACCATGCAACATCAAAAAAAGTCACCCGCTGAACATTCTCAAAATCACCTCACGTAACATCCAAAAATCATATACAATATCGCATGTTACCTACCGCACAATCATAAAATCAATATCACACctggttttaaaataaaatcaagTGTTACCTATATATACAGGCCTCCGCTATTCTGTACCCGAGTCCCTCCGCGCACCCGCCCCCCGCGCGCTCGACGCGAACTGGGCGTCCCCGCACGAGAACGGATTTTTTCCTCCGCGCGCTGGTGTCCCCGCACGAGTCCaccgcctcggcggcgccacCACCCTGTCCCAGATACTCGTCGAGGCCGGGATCAGCCCGTGCAGGCTCCGCGACATGCGCTGCATCATGCACGTGCTCACCGTCTCGGGCATCTTTGTCGTCCAGCACCCggaccaggcggcggcggcggcggtagaaAGCAGGCACGACGCCGCGTTCTACAAGCTGACGGCGGCCTCCCGCCTCCTCGTCAGGGACAagagctcgacggcgacgggccAGCTGCCTCATTTCCTGACCATGCAGTTCTTGCTCGGGCCGGTCCGAGATTCCCCGGTCAGCAGGCATTTGTTATGTATTATCATCGATGACCTTctcttcgggggtgtttgggaggagggggctaaattttagcccccgtcacatcgaatgtttggacactaattaggagtattaaacttagactaattacaaaactaattacacaacctctaggctaaatcgcgagacgaatctattaagcctaattagtccatgatttgataatgtggtgctacagtaaccattcactaatgatggattaattagacttaatagattcgtctcgcgatttagcctaggggttctgcaattagttttgtaattagcttatgtttagttcttctaattagtatccgaacaaccgatgtgacagggctaaaattAGCATATAAGTTGGGATATATTTGCCTGCTGCTCTGGCAGGAGGTAATACATAACAAATGCCATCTCTTCATCAGTGGAAGAGTCTGACATTATTGTGGCAAGCTTCAGTTTTGGACTGCACAGTATCTCCACCTCAACGAAAACCGTATGTCCTGGACGTTTGTCATCGAATTATTCTTTTTATCATCGACATAGTTGATTGAATGGATAATTAGTTTTGTGTCAGCTCATTAATGTATATTTTCAAATTTGCGCCATTATCAATTGTGAATTTTCTGACTCGTCCTTGTGCATGCTGCAAGCTTTTGCCTCTGCTTAATTTCATCAAGTTGAAATGTTGAATTTCAGTGGAGTGGTTTGATTTTCAGGTTTGCGTCACCTCTTGCCTGCCTCTTGATAAGACTATGGCAATTAAAATAAATATACGTCATGTGCCATTCAACAAGACATGAAACTAAACGATGCCACTGTCAATAAGTTGGGCAAAGTGAGGTGACCATCGCCACATTGGTAgtacaagaagaaaaaaattggaGCCAAAGCCATAACCTCCCACCCGATGATCTTGCTTTGCTTTCTCAATACAGTCCCAACCAACATTTCAGAACAAAAAATGTTATGACATAAGAAGATGTAGCTGAGGGCATGCTTCAATGCTTGAAAGGCTCAACGATCAACCAACATTTCACCACACCATTCCAAGTGCAGAACCTTCTCTATTAGCAGTTCTTGTTCCTCCTTGAACCGCATGACCTGCTGCGACATAAGTATAAATATGGCACCAAGAGAAAGCATCAAATTTGATTGATATTCCAACAAAATAAGTTTATGGGAATGATACAACATAGTTGATACCTGAGCATTGCAGTTTCTTGGACTTGCAAAAGTGGTGGACTGGATCTCACACCTCATGGTTGGGGGAATCACATTGACAGAATGCATGTGCTCCAATGCATGAACCTACAAACATAAATTTTGCTTGGAAAAAGAATTAGAACAATTTAGTAAAATTAGAAAGAATAACATATTGTACTGTATTAGATCTTGTTGAGCTTGTTTCTCTCAGCTGTATGTGACAGCCAAGAAGGAAAATTGCAAGAAACCAGCCAAACAAAATGCAAGGTCTTACTTTTGGCTTTCATAACATTTCATAAAAGGGCATAATTCAAGACATGGTCTTAGCCTACGCCTACCACTACACACCCTGAGCTATATGCCATCACATATGCTAATCATGGCCTCTGAGGGGGTTCTGAGCAGTGGGCAGCTCATTCTTTGAAGAACACTGCATGAAGTGATTCCACTTGAAATAATTGCTCAGACATAACTAAATTGACTATAACATTGTTTAACTAAATTCTTGCGATCAACTATAAGTATATTGTTTAACCATATTCTTGCAATCTGAAACTATTTAGCTGACTGAGTGACTGATTGCAGTGTTACCTGGTGACCAATTAGTTCATACAATCATTTTCAATCTTCTAGTATTTACATATATCCTCAGTCAACTTGACCCCTCCCTCATTAGAACCTTACAGTATTGATGAGAGGCATTAGCATAAATAAGATTGTGTGTTTGTCAGCATTTCCTATCTGCACTTCATTGCTAGTTAGAGAATATGGAGTCCAAAActccaaagaaaaaacaaagcatATCTCCTAGTAGTTCATAAACATGATTATTAGTCTTTTTTCGACAATGAagacaaaccaaaccaaacaacaaattaaaaaatGGCAATATTTCAGTATTTGGCTCCTGCCAACATTTCAGATGACAATATGAGCTCTAATCTTAATTAGCCTAAATTAGAAAATCTAACCATATCACAAAAGCATATCTACATATCCAGATGGGTAAATTTAACAGAAGGAATCATTGATGACTTCATGTCTTAACTTAACTCGAGCTGTAATCATAGTGCCATGTCATTAGACCCTCATACCAAGTTGATAATGAATTTGTATCATGGTTCTATCGCACTCAAACAACATTTAGTCCAGGTCTCAAGACAATCTCACCATTCTGATGGAAGGCTTGAATAACAGCATCTAGCACAGGCAACATAAGCATGCCGGTTACCTCTCCTTCTATGAAGATGCACGATTTTCTCAGAGAAATTAAGATATGCTTGAAACTACCACAACCTAGTTCTAATGAATCTGCGCAGCATCATATAGAAGTACACGGGAAAAACTTCTCTAGTTTTTAAAAATGTGAATGATCACGCCGCCAGCGACCTCCTCGATGCCCTGCGTGAGCTGGTTCATGGCGCGCACCTGCATCTGGAGCGCCGCAATGTAGTCGTCGGACACCTCGGCCAGCAGCGCAGGGAGCGACGACAGCCTCCGGCACCCGAGCACCAACCTTCCCAGCGCCCGGGTCTTGCTCGCCAGCAGCGACGTCcccggcctgctgctgctgctagtggTTCCTGCGCGCCGGGCTATACCCCGTCTGCTGCCGCCCCtattgccctttcggtaagaccgcttcaaactagagtctctaattaattagccaagaccatagccatgtagttcttgtggttgcactattttcctggatggtcgctccatgttccaattaaaataTTATGATCTCGAGATTAACCacaggtatagcataaataaaataagttcatCATATTGTTCATTAGAActaccataacccaagtatagcagctaagcctagctacccaacagaaagataAAATCCAGGTGGACAAGAAATGATCATAAAacctaggcaaaccttaataggacccatcaataTTAAATGCAGGCATATGCAATGGTGATTAAATAAGGTTATTGGGATAAAAGCataaggacacacttgcctttctccaaagaatagTTGCTCTTACTGTCTTCAATTGCTCTTCAAAGCTCTCGAATAACGTTCCTTCTACTCGCATCAATCATCGGGCATAAGcatacaaaacaaaacaaacaatcACAACTaagaacagtacaccaatcaaagGACAATCTTTAAAAGAGCGTATTAAAGGATAGGGTTCGATTCTAGAATCACGAGGACGCATGAAACACTTAAAATGGAACTAAGGTTGAAAAGGCACAGCTATCGAGCGATTTGAATTATTAAAGACAAGATAAGAGctacatgcttcatttatttAGTTGAAAAAAACAATataaagatatttcagagaaatagccttagttggaattaatcaagttACATTTACATATGGAAAGATGATGTAAaacttagtccaattttatttataaatatttaagaacaatttatgcaaattaaacatttaattttaaaagaaacatgtaaaagcatctaagcGTATAACATTAtatttcgagttcaactaagcaacttatatttcaaaatatgtattcacattaatcaaattaacattagTTTATGAAAGCTGAGTTATACTTCacttatcttttatttagaatacaaattgaataaacattaatcaatttaagtttaATTCTGAACAACCATGGTGTAGCTCTTAATTAGATTTTATTAATAAAACTACTTCAATaggtattaatcaaattaacatttaattataaTAGCAAAATAAAGGTCTAATTAGGTTTTAATTATAAAACAAGTGCATAAGcaattaatcatattaatattttaaataCATTTTAGAAACACAGAACAAGATTGACATTCCTTCTAACACGTAGTTGGCAGAGCCTCAGACGAAGGGGTTGgcatgagaagaagaggaacaggCCGCGCCTTCAGGGCCAGAGCATCGCATAGGCTCCATCGATCGAACTCGAACCTCACCGAATCACCATATCTAGCCATGGTCAGCGCTGCCGCTAGTGCTTCATGGATGCCTTGCTGCCGGAGAACCCAACACAACAAGAACGAGCTTTAACACAGCAAAGACGTGGAGCCTGGGGACTAAACAAGGTTGAATCTAAAGGGTTAGCAAAGAAGATATGCAAGACACAGTTAATAGTGCTCGCAAAAAGGCCAAAGGGCAGGGTTAGATCTATTAAAGATCAAGGCTTGGGCTAGGTTGAAAGGATCTAATCTATTTAGGGGCTTATCTACAACTATACCAAGACACAAAGAATCAGCAAGATATAACAGATTAGCTCAGGGGGCTACACGTAAAAGCTCCAGAGCTTCTTGGTCATGGCAGCCGGCTCCATTCGCCGGCACTCTAGTGGCCTAAGGTCTCAGGCGGGTGGCGCAACGGAGAGAGGAGGTATAGGGGAGCTCAGATGTGGGCTCACTGGTGGCGGACGACGACGGCAGTGGCCGTAATTGAAGTCaagcggcggacggcggccggCTCGATTCCCGCGTACGGGCAGTGCTCTAGTGACGATTCGATGATGGTGGGCGGTGGCAGAGCTGCGGTTCGGAGAGGACGTCCTTGTGGCGGTGTCGGCTCACTCCGGCGAGCCTTGGACACCACGAATCGGAGCAgagaaggtggtggtggtgcaagGCACTCCAGTGGGTGCTTGTGGTGGCGCTGCGCATGCGAGGTAGGGGGAAAAGCAGGGAAGTAGCAGGGGCGCGAGGGCGCCCGGGTTTTATAGGGCACGATGGAGGCCTAGCGTGGCGCACACGCCTAGGTGAGCTTAACAGCGGCAGCGCAGTGCAACAGCTGTTGCTGCTAGCGGTCGGGCCTAGCTGGTCAACTGGTGGGCTAGCGGCGGACGGATCAAAGCGGGCTGACACGGGTCGAGCCCACGGGCTTAGCCCAAACTAATAGGATTAGATATAttattttcagaaataatttctggtgaaaggaaaaaaatttagaaaaatctaGGTAATTCAATAAAGtcacgaaaaatactctgaaaacCCTAAAATTCTAGAAAAGATCCTAGAGATAATTTGGGACACGATGAGTCCAAACAAAACACTTGAAGCTCGAAAAACATTatagagccttctaataaatagtaggaaaaatgagaataaattctagaaaaattctggaaaattctcagaggAACCTAAACATTATACAAACACATTTTTAAAACCTTtacactcatgaaacaccaagatgcatcagcatgaatgcaacacacaaccaatttatttatttaaaaaacATCCTTGTCAAGAAAACAAATGTTGGGTAAAAATTAAAAGtatgagaaaattattttaattgttctctctaatcacatcctgaaatccaaaaaatTCAGGGTGTGATAAGTAAAATATCAAAACTCAACTATTGCAACATCCCAAAATCAATTGTGCAACATCGAGAAAACAACTGATGCTGCAATGTAGGAGTACACAACCTAGAGCAGCTCATTGTCagaggcgcgccgccgcgcacgcCCTACCATAGAGTCATTCGCCGCCTGTCTGCACCACACCTCATCTCACGGGCCGTTAGCGACACCG from Setaria italica strain Yugu1 chromosome II, Setaria_italica_v2.0, whole genome shotgun sequence encodes the following:
- the LOC101758462 gene encoding F-box protein SKIP19-like, with protein sequence MPLSTLPAAAEAAPAPAPAAGISAELGGLPPELISCILHRLDPFQIMLDADKVCRSWRRAARDEPELWRRIDMRGYQALSDRNLVDLNQMIDAVRRSQGQCQAFWGEGTSLHYGVLRCLADQ